The following are encoded together in the Desulfococcus multivorans genome:
- the rsxA gene encoding electron transport complex subunit RsxA, translating to MGDYIVLAVSCILVNNILLAQYLGNCPFMGTSKKMETAVGMAMAVVFVLVMAGVITWIVDTYVLKQFELEYLRTISFIVVIASLVQFVEMFLKKSIPALYAGLGIFLPLITTNCAVMGVCLININEEYTFMQALVASFAYAVGFGLALVLFAGVRERILLARVPKPLQDTSIALVTAGILSLTFFAFKGMV from the coding sequence ATGGGTGACTATATCGTCCTTGCCGTAAGCTGTATCCTCGTCAACAATATTCTCTTGGCCCAATATCTGGGGAACTGCCCGTTTATGGGAACCTCCAAGAAGATGGAAACGGCGGTGGGAATGGCCATGGCCGTCGTGTTCGTCCTCGTGATGGCCGGCGTTATCACCTGGATCGTGGATACCTACGTTCTCAAACAATTTGAGCTGGAATATCTTAGAACCATATCCTTTATCGTGGTCATCGCATCCTTGGTTCAGTTCGTGGAGATGTTTCTGAAAAAAAGTATTCCGGCCCTATATGCGGGTCTTGGCATATTTCTGCCCCTGATCACCACCAACTGTGCGGTAATGGGTGTCTGTCTGATCAATATTAATGAAGAATACACCTTTATGCAGGCGCTGGTCGCGTCCTTTGCCTACGCGGTAGGCTTCGGCCTGGCCCTCGTGCTGTTTGCCGGCGTGCGTGAGCGAATTCTCCTGGCAAGGGTTCCTAAGCCGCTTCAGGACACCTCCATTGCCCTGGTGACGGCGGGGATTCTTTCCCTGACATTTTTCGCCTTCAAGGGAATGGTTTAA
- the rsxE gene encoding electron transport complex subunit RsxE: MAKSIAQEFVKGLWDEIPPFRLVLGLCPALAVTKSVENGIGMGLATTFVLVGSNLLVSMLRKVIPSKVRIACFIIVIATFVTVVELLMQAFTYPLFLKLGIFIPLIVVNCIVLGRSEAFAAKNPVLPSMADGLGIGIGFTLALGALGAVREILGYGTVLGYDVFGPSYEPFSFMVEAPGAFVGLGLMLCLMNLVGKK, encoded by the coding sequence ATGGCCAAGTCAATCGCTCAAGAATTTGTCAAGGGATTGTGGGACGAGATACCGCCGTTTCGGCTGGTCCTCGGCCTCTGTCCTGCCCTAGCCGTTACCAAATCGGTTGAAAACGGCATCGGCATGGGGCTGGCGACGACCTTCGTGCTCGTGGGCTCCAACCTGCTGGTATCCATGTTGCGAAAGGTTATTCCTTCCAAGGTCCGCATCGCATGCTTTATCATTGTGATCGCCACCTTCGTCACTGTTGTCGAACTGCTCATGCAGGCTTTCACCTATCCACTGTTTTTGAAGCTGGGTATCTTCATTCCGCTCATCGTTGTCAACTGCATTGTTCTCGGGCGTTCAGAAGCCTTTGCCGCCAAGAATCCGGTACTCCCATCCATGGCGGACGGCCTCGGAATCGGTATCGGGTTTACTCTGGCCCTGGGGGCGTTGGGCGCCGTACGGGAAATTCTGGGCTATGGGACCGTTTTGGGATACGATGTGTTCGGTCCTTCCTATGAGCCGTTTTCCTTCATGGTTGAGGCCCCTGGCGCTTTTGTCGGTCTTGGACTGATGCTCTGTCTCATGAACCTGGTTGGAAAAAAATAG
- the rnfG gene encoding RnfABCDGE type electron transport complex subunit G translates to MRDMIKMVVVLTALAAFSGGLLAAVRDNTKDQIENQQLTFVKGPALKSIFKDASNDPISDRFKITDGDVERSIFVGVIDGKPKAVALESYGKGYGGDVGLMVGIDMESDTILGAGVTTHAETPGMGAKAKEDPGFAEQFKGASVKDPVKITGDGGSINAISGATITSRAVCAAATDVGAIYTRLKPQIEENLKALNK, encoded by the coding sequence ATGCGAGATATGATTAAAATGGTTGTCGTGCTGACGGCTCTGGCCGCCTTTTCCGGAGGACTGCTGGCTGCTGTTCGGGATAACACCAAGGACCAAATCGAGAATCAGCAGCTGACGTTCGTCAAGGGTCCTGCCCTGAAGAGTATTTTCAAGGATGCCTCCAACGATCCGATTTCAGATCGTTTTAAAATCACAGACGGCGATGTTGAACGAAGTATTTTTGTCGGCGTCATTGACGGTAAGCCCAAAGCGGTTGCTCTGGAAAGCTACGGCAAGGGCTATGGTGGCGACGTCGGCCTGATGGTGGGCATCGACATGGAATCCGATACCATTCTGGGCGCCGGAGTGACGACCCATGCGGAAACCCCCGGCATGGGGGCGAAGGCCAAAGAGGACCCGGGCTTTGCTGAACAGTTCAAGGGTGCATCGGTCAAGGACCCGGTTAAAATAACGGGTGACGGTGGAAGCATCAACGCCATCAGCGGTGCGACAATCACCTCCCGCGCCGTGTGTGCTGCGGCCACGGATGTCGGGGCGATCTATACCCGGCTGAAGCCCCAGATTGAGGAAAACCTTAAAGCCTTAAACAAATAG
- a CDS encoding RnfABCDGE type electron transport complex subunit D produces the protein MFNQKKFVVSHAPFWHNGSNITGRSYSILLAALPAVFISIYFYGWSVIGIIALSISSAMLWEAAYNRVARQPETIVDGNAALIGLMFAMLLPPTLPWWIVVVGTFFAVIVGKQIYGGIGGNPFNPAVLAFAILTVSWPDYLNFSAAVAHYDVDFSVFYPLAAVKHAGLHTDLFSVKEVAASYNAMDLLLGKQLGGIGATFGIALILGGLVLIIRGFIRWEIPVSFLAGVFLTAMMFYAVDPSRYASPVFHLLTGYTLFGAFFLATEDSSSPVNFIPMLIYGALGGVMTVLIRNIGIYADGVIYAILVINLVNPLLDKIRPKALGKVV, from the coding sequence ATGTTTAATCAGAAAAAATTTGTCGTTTCCCACGCGCCGTTCTGGCATAACGGCAGCAATATCACCGGGAGAAGCTATAGTATCCTGCTTGCCGCCCTGCCGGCCGTGTTTATCAGCATCTATTTCTATGGATGGTCCGTCATCGGCATCATAGCCCTGTCCATCTCATCCGCCATGTTGTGGGAAGCGGCTTACAACCGCGTTGCCCGTCAGCCGGAAACCATCGTCGACGGCAATGCCGCCCTGATCGGTCTGATGTTTGCCATGTTGTTGCCGCCGACTCTGCCGTGGTGGATAGTGGTTGTGGGGACTTTTTTTGCGGTCATCGTGGGTAAACAGATTTACGGCGGCATTGGCGGGAATCCGTTCAACCCGGCCGTGCTGGCGTTCGCGATTCTGACGGTTTCCTGGCCGGATTATCTCAATTTCAGCGCCGCAGTGGCTCATTATGATGTTGATTTTTCCGTATTCTATCCATTGGCTGCGGTCAAACATGCCGGGCTCCACACCGATCTGTTCAGCGTGAAGGAAGTGGCGGCCTCCTACAACGCCATGGATCTGCTGCTGGGAAAACAGCTGGGCGGCATCGGAGCTACTTTTGGCATTGCCCTGATTCTAGGCGGACTTGTGCTCATTATCCGCGGTTTCATCCGTTGGGAAATTCCGGTTTCGTTTCTCGCAGGGGTATTTTTGACGGCTATGATGTTTTATGCGGTAGATCCTTCCCGGTATGCCTCTCCGGTCTTTCACCTCCTGACCGGATATACGCTGTTCGGGGCTTTTTTCCTGGCTACTGAAGACTCGTCGTCGCCGGTTAATTTCATTCCGATGCTGATCTACGGCGCCCTCGGCGGTGTGATGACCGTTCTGATCCGAAATATCGGTATTTATGCCGACGGCGTGATTTATGCCATACTGGTCATCAACCTCGTAAACCCGCTTCTGGATAAAATCAGACCCAAAGCGCTAGGAAAGGTGGTTTAA
- a CDS encoding 4Fe-4S dicluster domain-containing protein, with product MLNTSFFAKKPRFEYETGGSTPAESESIPMPDRATFFLKKPLDGKTAISIKIGDRVKTGQKICPFPETDIYAISSVTGTISSITPYTGDYGQVYTAVSVITEDKDDFDDGFAAAIDAEGIEAAKAYLGAIPGVPATDIFSSTDSPIDTIVICGVEKDLLMATNQFVLKTNVAFMNAGISALKKITGVHKVVIALPQSLMADAGGVGGASGVELRVIDTAYPAALPRMIMKNIIGKPVPADKTCEDLGVSFVTAEAVVSIGRAVQERKLPVTKTFTLINKDMSKRMVSARIGTPMSDIFKAFDITLLEKDRVVVGGPMTGAAIYAEDHPVCPDTDALMIQDSKDIPMVADTPCINCGECVRICPADIPVNMLVRFLEARQYEDAADMYDLYSCVECGLCSFVCVSKIPIFQYIRLAKYELDRIRKEEEAANV from the coding sequence ATGCTGAATACATCATTTTTTGCGAAGAAGCCCCGGTTCGAATACGAGACGGGCGGAAGCACGCCGGCGGAATCCGAGAGCATCCCGATGCCGGATAGGGCGACTTTTTTTCTGAAGAAACCCCTGGACGGCAAGACAGCGATCTCGATCAAGATCGGCGACCGGGTCAAGACCGGGCAGAAGATTTGCCCCTTTCCGGAGACCGACATCTATGCCATCTCCTCCGTGACCGGAACCATCTCTTCCATCACGCCATATACGGGCGATTACGGCCAGGTTTATACCGCCGTATCCGTGATTACGGAAGACAAGGACGATTTTGACGACGGTTTTGCCGCCGCTATCGACGCCGAGGGGATAGAAGCCGCGAAAGCCTACCTTGGCGCCATTCCCGGCGTTCCCGCGACGGACATTTTTTCCAGTACCGATTCTCCCATCGATACCATCGTCATTTGCGGGGTTGAAAAGGATCTGTTGATGGCCACCAATCAGTTCGTGTTGAAGACGAATGTCGCTTTCATGAACGCCGGTATCAGCGCTCTCAAGAAGATCACCGGTGTTCATAAGGTCGTCATCGCACTTCCTCAGAGCCTGATGGCGGATGCCGGCGGCGTCGGCGGAGCGTCCGGCGTCGAGTTGAGGGTGATTGATACGGCATATCCCGCCGCTCTTCCCCGAATGATCATGAAGAATATTATCGGCAAGCCCGTACCGGCCGACAAAACCTGTGAAGATCTGGGTGTCTCCTTCGTCACCGCCGAAGCGGTTGTATCCATCGGGAGAGCGGTTCAGGAGCGGAAGCTCCCTGTCACCAAAACCTTCACCCTGATCAACAAAGATATGAGCAAACGGATGGTCAGCGCCAGAATCGGAACGCCGATGAGCGACATCTTCAAGGCTTTCGACATCACGCTTCTGGAAAAGGACCGCGTCGTCGTCGGCGGCCCTATGACCGGCGCCGCCATTTACGCCGAGGATCATCCCGTGTGCCCCGATACCGATGCCCTGATGATTCAGGACAGCAAGGATATTCCCATGGTGGCCGACACGCCCTGTATCAACTGCGGAGAATGCGTACGGATCTGCCCTGCGGACATACCGGTCAACATGCTGGTTCGATTTCTGGAAGCCAGACAATATGAAGACGCAGCGGACATGTACGATCTCTATTCTTGCGTCGAGTGCGGTCTGTGCAGTTTTGTCTGTGTATCGAAGATACCGATTTTTCAATATATCAGGCTTGCGAAATACGAACTGGACAGGATTCGCAAGGAGGAGGAGGCCGCGAATGTTTAA
- a CDS encoding cytochrome c3 family protein, producing MTSNASKELKMAYGIAIVLLIVGVLSYTAFSAKAPDEPLRIVFTGAGGSVVFDHATHAAGYDLTCTACHHHPQDPGEGAAMLACKACHVIPDDGSLPKACLDCHGEDEVGVESVPKQTDAFHAQCIDCHKEMGAGPVECAACHGL from the coding sequence ATGACCTCAAATGCAAGCAAGGAATTGAAGATGGCTTACGGCATCGCGATTGTGTTGCTGATCGTGGGTGTTTTAAGCTACACGGCGTTTTCGGCAAAAGCGCCGGACGAACCGCTCCGGATCGTTTTCACGGGTGCAGGGGGTAGCGTCGTGTTTGATCATGCCACCCACGCAGCCGGTTATGACCTTACCTGTACCGCTTGCCACCATCACCCACAGGATCCCGGTGAGGGTGCGGCAATGCTTGCATGCAAGGCCTGCCACGTCATTCCGGATGACGGATCGCTTCCGAAGGCTTGTCTGGATTGTCACGGAGAAGATGAAGTGGGGGTCGAGTCGGTGCCCAAACAGACGGATGCGTTTCATGCCCAATGTATCGACTGTCACAAGGAAATGGGCGCGGGTCCCGTGGAATGCGCCGCCTGCCACGGCTTGTAA
- a CDS encoding TIGR03960 family B12-binding radical SAM protein: MTRRSRKTVVDIIAGETGTILKNWTGRLRVALVYPNTYSVGMSNLGYQTVYRLINQRENVVCERVFLPDRSATQVFPRSIESGRPLRDFDIIAFSISFESDYSHLLEILQTSAVPLTSRERSADDPLVAAGGVACMLNPEPLAAFIDCFFIGEGEALIDPFFDRFDPERDRREMLKVLAREVPGVYVPMFYEVQYHEDGTLRSFTPVESVPAAIERGYARDLSSAVSCTAILSPHTTFDRTYLIEVGRGCPHGCRFCAAGYVYRPPRFQSLEHLKAAMAAGVALTDKIGLVGAAVSDVPGISSLCAAYRDADIRISFSSLRADALSPELLETLRQSRVKTATIAPDAGSERMRQVINKGVDEAAVLSAAETLVAEGIPNLKLYFMVGLPTETPADVDAVVTLCKRIKHRFLASSRTRGRMGEITVSLNSFVPKPMTPFQWAPMDDPEMLKRKIKRIKDGLKRIPNMRLHHDVPRHAYIQALLSRGDRRVASILMGVLRNGGNWVKTLKSSPVNADFFVLRARKTDEILPWDFIDHGISRSFLENEYHLALKGKASPPCPMADACRLCGVCT, encoded by the coding sequence ATGACAAGAAGATCGAGAAAAACGGTTGTGGACATCATCGCCGGCGAAACCGGCACGATTCTGAAAAACTGGACCGGTCGACTCCGCGTGGCATTGGTCTATCCCAATACCTATTCGGTGGGCATGTCGAATCTGGGTTATCAGACGGTATACCGGTTGATCAACCAGCGTGAAAATGTGGTCTGCGAAAGAGTTTTCCTGCCGGATCGATCGGCAACCCAGGTCTTCCCCCGATCGATCGAGTCCGGACGTCCCCTCAGGGATTTCGACATCATCGCTTTCTCGATCTCCTTTGAGAGCGATTATTCCCATCTTCTGGAGATCCTTCAAACATCCGCTGTTCCATTGACCTCCCGTGAACGGTCGGCGGACGATCCCCTGGTGGCGGCCGGTGGGGTCGCCTGCATGCTGAATCCGGAGCCGCTCGCGGCATTTATCGATTGCTTTTTCATTGGGGAGGGAGAAGCGCTGATCGATCCGTTTTTCGACCGATTCGATCCGGAGAGGGATCGACGGGAGATGTTGAAAGTCCTGGCGCGGGAGGTTCCGGGCGTCTATGTCCCCATGTTTTATGAGGTTCAATACCATGAGGACGGCACGCTCCGGTCCTTCACCCCCGTGGAATCGGTTCCGGCCGCCATTGAAAGGGGATATGCCCGGGATCTCTCCAGTGCGGTAAGCTGCACCGCGATACTATCGCCCCATACAACCTTTGATCGGACTTATCTTATCGAGGTGGGGCGGGGATGCCCCCATGGATGCCGTTTCTGTGCGGCCGGGTATGTTTACAGGCCGCCGCGATTTCAGTCCCTGGAGCATCTGAAGGCCGCCATGGCCGCGGGCGTGGCGTTGACGGATAAGATTGGGCTCGTGGGGGCCGCGGTTTCGGATGTTCCGGGAATCTCATCCCTTTGTGCAGCCTATCGTGACGCCGATATTCGCATCTCATTCAGTTCCCTGAGGGCCGACGCCCTCTCGCCGGAGCTGTTGGAAACCCTCCGGCAGAGTCGGGTGAAAACGGCGACTATTGCCCCTGATGCGGGATCCGAGCGGATGAGACAGGTCATCAACAAGGGTGTTGACGAGGCGGCGGTGCTTTCGGCCGCAGAAACCCTTGTGGCCGAAGGGATTCCCAATCTCAAGCTCTATTTCATGGTGGGGCTGCCCACCGAGACGCCCGCGGATGTGGATGCGGTGGTGACGCTCTGTAAGCGCATCAAACATCGCTTTCTCGCGTCGAGTCGCACCCGGGGGCGGATGGGGGAGATTACCGTCAGCCTCAACTCGTTCGTGCCCAAACCCATGACCCCCTTTCAATGGGCGCCCATGGACGATCCGGAGATGTTGAAACGGAAGATCAAGCGGATAAAGGACGGTCTGAAACGGATTCCCAATATGAGGCTCCATCATGATGTCCCGCGACATGCCTACATACAGGCGCTGCTTTCCCGAGGTGATCGACGAGTGGCATCGATTTTGATGGGGGTGCTCCGAAACGGAGGGAACTGGGTCAAGACCCTCAAATCGTCTCCCGTGAACGCGGATTTTTTCGTTCTCAGGGCGCGAAAAACAGATGAAATACTGCCGTGGGATTTCATCGATCACGGCATTTCCAGGTCTTTTCTGGAAAATGAATACCATCTGGCCCTCAAAGGAAAAGCGTCCCCGCCGTGCCCAATGGCGGACGCCTGCCGTCTGTGCGGGGTCTGTACCTGA
- the ftsZ gene encoding cell division protein FtsZ: MFNYVENDEKTAKIKVIGVGGAGGNAVNNMIDSDLRGVNFIVANTDLQALDLSKAPLKIQIGDKLTEGLGAGANPQIGREAALENAEAIRNALKDSHMVFITAGFGGGTGTGAAPVIAEICKELGALTVAVVSKPFSFEGRKRLHQAEEGLDFIREVADTVITIPNDRLRGLASKNATMIEMFRRADEVLLHSVKGITDLILMPGLVNLDFADVKTTMEKAGMAIMGIGVASGENRAIEAAERAISHPLLEDLSISGAKGVLMNITSTSDLTMEEMTEASERIYSEVGEDAEIIWGTVVDESLGDEMRVTVIATGIGEEPSSMSNRRRNPKNYQSARSVSRSAKKEEFKRQPYRSAPKERGYADYPHAVDYEEPAFLRQKKTDKDSVRDTGYEAFDDKEMDIDDLDIPTFLRRKAD; this comes from the coding sequence ATGTTCAATTATGTCGAAAACGACGAAAAAACAGCAAAAATCAAGGTAATCGGTGTTGGGGGAGCGGGTGGTAACGCGGTCAACAACATGATCGATTCCGACCTTCGCGGTGTCAATTTTATCGTGGCCAATACCGATCTTCAGGCCCTGGATCTTTCCAAAGCGCCGCTTAAAATCCAGATCGGCGATAAACTGACGGAAGGCCTGGGCGCCGGCGCCAACCCTCAGATCGGCCGCGAAGCTGCATTGGAAAACGCCGAAGCCATCCGAAATGCCTTGAAAGACAGTCATATGGTATTTATTACCGCCGGTTTCGGCGGCGGAACGGGAACCGGTGCTGCGCCGGTGATCGCCGAGATCTGCAAGGAATTGGGCGCACTGACGGTCGCCGTGGTTTCAAAACCGTTTTCCTTTGAAGGCCGAAAGAGGCTGCACCAGGCCGAGGAGGGACTCGATTTCATCCGGGAGGTCGCCGATACGGTGATCACGATTCCCAACGACCGTCTGAGAGGTTTAGCCTCCAAGAACGCCACCATGATCGAGATGTTTCGAAGAGCTGATGAGGTTCTTCTCCACTCCGTCAAGGGCATCACCGACCTGATCCTGATGCCGGGATTGGTCAACCTCGATTTTGCCGATGTGAAGACTACCATGGAGAAAGCCGGCATGGCCATCATGGGCATCGGGGTTGCATCGGGTGAGAACCGCGCCATCGAGGCCGCCGAGAGGGCCATTTCCCATCCGTTGCTGGAAGATCTTTCCATCTCCGGCGCAAAGGGCGTTCTCATGAACATAACGAGCACCAGCGACCTGACCATGGAAGAGATGACCGAGGCGTCCGAGAGAATCTACAGCGAGGTTGGAGAGGATGCCGAAATCATCTGGGGAACCGTTGTCGACGAGTCTCTGGGTGATGAGATGCGGGTGACGGTGATTGCCACCGGCATCGGTGAAGAGCCTTCGTCGATGAGCAATCGTCGGCGCAACCCCAAGAATTATCAGAGTGCCAGAAGCGTCTCTCGTTCCGCTAAAAAAGAGGAATTCAAACGGCAACCTTATCGCTCCGCCCCCAAGGAGCGGGGATATGCGGATTATCCCCATGCCGTCGATTACGAGGAGCCTGCGTTTCTGCGCCAAAAGAAAACCGACAAAGATTCTGTTCGGGACACGGGATATGAGGCGTTCGACGATAAGGAGATGGATATCGACGATCTTGATATTCCGACCTTTTTGAGACGTAAAGCCGACTGA
- the ftsA gene encoding cell division protein FtsA produces the protein MQTQEEIVVGLDIGTTKICAVVGEVSGNDINIIGIGNHPSIGLRKGVVVNIESTVESIKKAVEDAELMAGCEISSVYAGIAGGHINGFNSRGIIAIKGSTEITQQDVDRVIDAARAVAIPMDREVIHVLPQEFIVDDQAGIMNPVGMSAARLEAKIHIVTGAVTSAHNIVKCANRAGLDVSDIVLESLASSEAVLTEDEKELGSAILDMGGGTTDLAIFQGKNIKHTFVLSLGGNNLTNDIAIGLRAPLAEAEKIKKKFGTCSTRGIRRDDIIEVPGMGGRRPRKLSKQILAEILEPRAEEIFNLILQEIYRARAEHYINSGIVLTGGSSMLEGMAEVAESVFDLPVRLGKPKNIGGLVDVVNNPMYATGVGLVLFGAKNRGANKFRIRDSNIFNRVMQRMKKWFKDII, from the coding sequence GTGCAGACCCAGGAAGAGATTGTCGTCGGGTTGGATATCGGAACAACGAAAATTTGTGCGGTGGTTGGCGAAGTCTCTGGAAACGATATTAATATCATTGGCATCGGCAATCATCCATCGATCGGTTTGCGGAAGGGGGTCGTCGTCAATATCGAATCCACCGTAGAGTCCATAAAAAAAGCGGTCGAAGATGCCGAACTGATGGCGGGCTGTGAAATATCCTCGGTGTATGCCGGTATTGCGGGAGGGCACATCAACGGGTTCAACAGTCGTGGAATCATCGCCATCAAAGGCTCCACGGAGATTACGCAGCAGGATGTGGATCGCGTGATCGACGCTGCGCGGGCCGTGGCGATTCCTATGGACCGCGAAGTGATTCACGTTCTGCCGCAGGAATTCATCGTGGACGATCAGGCGGGTATTATGAATCCGGTAGGTATGTCGGCCGCACGCCTGGAGGCCAAAATTCATATCGTCACCGGCGCCGTCACCTCCGCGCACAACATTGTCAAGTGTGCCAACCGGGCGGGGCTCGATGTCAGCGACATCGTGCTGGAATCCCTGGCGTCCAGCGAGGCGGTCCTGACCGAGGACGAGAAGGAGTTGGGCAGCGCCATCCTGGACATGGGGGGTGGGACAACGGATCTGGCTATTTTTCAGGGTAAAAACATCAAGCACACCTTCGTTCTCTCCCTGGGAGGGAACAACCTGACCAATGATATCGCCATCGGGCTCAGGGCTCCGCTTGCCGAAGCGGAGAAAATAAAGAAGAAATTCGGCACATGCTCTACCCGGGGTATTCGACGGGATGATATCATCGAAGTGCCGGGCATGGGGGGACGAAGGCCGCGAAAGCTCTCGAAGCAGATACTGGCGGAGATTCTGGAGCCTCGGGCGGAGGAAATATTTAACCTTATACTCCAGGAGATCTATCGCGCCCGGGCGGAACATTACATCAATTCCGGTATTGTGTTGACCGGAGGGTCTTCCATGCTGGAAGGCATGGCCGAGGTCGCCGAGTCTGTGTTCGATCTTCCCGTTCGCCTTGGAAAGCCCAAAAATATCGGGGGGCTTGTCGATGTCGTCAACAATCCGATGTATGCTACGGGGGTCGGTTTGGTGCTTTTCGGCGCCAAGAACCGGGGGGCCAACAAATTCAGAATCAGGGACAGCAACATTTTCAACCGCGTTATGCAGCGGATGAAGAAATGGTTTAAAGACATCATTTGA
- a CDS encoding cell division protein FtsQ/DivIB produces the protein MSGSNDNRRIIPRLFVLLVLSVLFLLFYKELTEWHYFETQRIRIIGNQRVSEEAVLIQAGVEKGTNLVALNLSAVRKRLLAHPWIEEAQVEWRVPSTLSIQIKEQEPLALFEIERKYVVNVHGKIFKVWDGTEPSGLPLVEGLKFSDLGISGTLHSIPFNTVMNVLLSGKTSDCVIPNERVQRVVVDRELGLTLFIDPSEKLLNIKEIYIGYEDYAGKYERLRNLLSYFENQRNGITVHSVNLNDPDRIVIAPEYDESLDEDDVNEDDKEEV, from the coding sequence ATGAGCGGCAGCAATGACAACCGTCGGATCATTCCACGTCTGTTCGTCCTCCTCGTATTGAGTGTGCTTTTTCTGTTATTTTATAAGGAACTGACCGAATGGCATTATTTCGAGACGCAACGGATACGGATTATCGGCAATCAACGGGTTTCGGAAGAGGCGGTTCTCATCCAGGCCGGCGTCGAAAAAGGAACCAACCTGGTGGCGCTCAACCTGTCAGCGGTGCGGAAAAGGCTGTTGGCACACCCCTGGATTGAGGAGGCGCAGGTGGAATGGCGAGTGCCTTCCACCCTCAGCATCCAAATCAAGGAACAGGAACCGCTGGCGCTATTTGAGATCGAGCGCAAATACGTCGTGAATGTTCACGGAAAAATTTTCAAGGTGTGGGATGGAACGGAACCGAGTGGTCTCCCACTGGTGGAAGGGCTCAAGTTTTCAGATCTTGGAATTTCCGGCACGTTACACAGTATTCCTTTCAATACGGTGATGAATGTGTTACTGTCCGGAAAAACAAGCGATTGTGTCATTCCGAATGAAAGGGTTCAACGGGTTGTCGTAGACAGGGAGCTTGGTCTTACGCTTTTCATCGACCCAAGCGAAAAACTTTTAAATATCAAAGAAATATACATAGGCTACGAAGATTACGCCGGTAAGTACGAACGACTTCGAAATCTGTTGAGCTATTTTGAAAATCAGCGGAACGGCATAACGGTTCATTCCGTGAACCTTAACGATCCGGACCGTATTGTCATCGCCCCTGAATATGATGAATCCCTGGACGAAGATGATGTGAACGAGGATGATAAAGAGGAGGTTTGA